From a single Peromyscus maniculatus bairdii isolate BWxNUB_F1_BW_parent chromosome 4, HU_Pman_BW_mat_3.1, whole genome shotgun sequence genomic region:
- the Ubox5 gene encoding RING finger protein 37 isoform X1 has product MVINLCLPQFRPRIHCNKVSADGYEVENLISEDLIKRSHGFRTEYFIRPPVYVTVSFPFNVEICRVNIDLTAGGCQNVTGLELYTSALSSRASRDSHECWTTDPMELSVPDKEAFTLVGKVLLKNQNHVVFSHRGFKARPPFSPMEVTLLSPAVVAQELWNKGALSLSHVAHLKIGITHVTGSGVSCIKRLEVWGQPAKTCSQEVINSVLLIASESMPKDLGLHTPVLPMESDCDPEGQSEGQQAPCVLQEMSEMVNDVPEEFLDPITLEIMPCPMLLPSGKVIDQSTLEKCNLSEATWGRVPSDPFTGLAFTPQSQPLPHPSLKARIDRFLLQHSVSGCHLLGRAQTTSAMTPSVITLPSRKRKPEQAEHSSDYSLGMDASSSAPSPLLSPTTSEPTAKKMKAPSEPALAEMDCSAGPVSHEQKLSQSLEIALTSTLGSIPCFTARLSRGQLQQLGTRGSGAARRPDASSEHPRSVCGPECASCKRAFSSYSTKEPVYQLPCGHLLCRPCLNVKQRSQPMMCTACQQPVTSQDVVRVHF; this is encoded by the exons ATGGTAATAAATCTTTGCCTCCCACAGTTCAGACCAAGAATTCACTGCAATAAG GTGTCAGCTGATGGTTATGAAGTAGAAAACCTCATCTCTGAAGACCTCATAAAGAGAAGCCATGGCTTTAGGACAGAGTATTTCATTAGACCACCAGTCTATGTGACAGTTTCCTTTCCCTTTAATGTGGAAATCTGTAGGGTTAACATAGATCTCACAGCTGGGGGATGTCAGAATGTCACTGGCCTGGAGTTATACACATCTGCCTTATCTAGCAGAGCCTCTCGGGATTCACATGAGTGCTGGACTACAGACCCGATGGAGCTATCTGTCCCAGACAAGGAGGCATTCACCTTGGTAGGCAAAGTCTTACTGAAAAACCAGAACCACGTGGTGTTCAGCCACAGGGGCTTCAAGGCCAGGCCACCTTTTAGCCCAATGGAAGTCACACTCCTCTCTCCTGCTGTTGTAGCCCAGGAACTCTGGAATAAAGGGGCTCTTTCCCTTAGCCACGTGGCCCACCTCAAGATCGGAATCACCCATGTGACAGGCAGTGGCGTCTCTTGCATAAAGCGTTTAGAGGTATGGGGTCAGCCAGCCAAGACCTGCTCTCAGGAGGTGATAAACAGTGTCTTGTTGATAGCATCAGAAAGCATGCCTAAGGACTTGGGTCTGCACACTCCGGTCTTGCCCATGGAGAGTGACTGTGACCCTGAGGGTCAATCTGAGGGCCAGCAGGCTCCCTGTGTCTTACAGGAGATGTCTGAGATGGTTAATGATGTGCCAGAGGAGTTCCTAGATCCTATCACCCTGGAAATCATGCCATGTCCCATGCTGCTTCCCTCAGGAAAGGTCATTGACCAGAGCACTCTGGAGAAGTGTAACCTCAGTGAAGCTACTTGGGGCCGAGTGCccagtgaccctttcacaggattAGCTTTTACCCCACAGTCCCAGCCCCTACCTCATCCTTCCCTGAAGGCCCGGATCGACCGTTTCCTCCTCCAGCATTCTGTTTCTGGCTGCCACCTGCTTGGGAGAGCACAAACTACATCAGCAATGACCCCTTCTGTCATTACCCTGCCCTCAAGGAAAAGGAAGCCGGAGCAGGCTGAACACAGCTCAGACTACAGCCTTGGCATGGATGCTTCTTCCTCTGCTCCCAGCCCTCTGCTCTCACCCACTACCTCAGAGCCTACTGCCAAGAAGATGAAAGCCCCCAGTGAGCCCGCCCTCGCGGAGATGGACTGTTCAGCAG GTCCAGTGTCCCATGAGCAGAAGCTGTCGCAAAGTTTAGAAATTGCCTTGACTTCTACCCTCGGCTCCATTCCTTGCTTCACTGCCCGGCTCTCCCGGGGGCAGCTCCAGCAGCTGGGCACAAGAGGGAGTGGTGCTGCCAGGAGGCCAGACGCCAGCTCCG AGCACCCCAGGAGTGTTTGTGGTCCAGAGTGTGCCTCCTGCAAAAGAGCGTTTTCTTCCTACTCCACCAAGGAGCCTGTGTACCAGCTGCCCTGTGGCCACCTTCTGTGCCGACCCTGTCTGAATGTGAAGCAACGCTCCCAGCCCATGATGTGCACAGCCTGCCAGCAGCCAGTCACCAGCCAGGATGTGGTTCGGGTCCACTTTTGA
- the Ubox5 gene encoding RING finger protein 37 isoform X2, protein MVINLCLPQFRPRIHCNKVSADGYEVENLISEDLIKRSHGFRTEYFIRPPVYVTVSFPFNVEICRVNIDLTAGGCQNVTGLELYTSALSSRASRDSHECWTTDPMELSVPDKEAFTLVGKVLLKNQNHVVFSHRGFKARPPFSPMEVTLLSPAVVAQELWNKGALSLSHVAHLKIGITHVTGSGVSCIKRLEVWGQPAKTCSQEVINSVLLIASESMPKDLGLHTPVLPMESDCDPEGQSEGQQAPCVLQEMSEMVNDVPEEFLDPITLEIMPCPMLLPSGKVIDQSTLEKCNLSEATWGRVPSDPFTGLAFTPQSQPLPHPSLKARIDRFLLQHSVSGCHLLGRAQTTSAMTPSVITLPSRKRKPEQAEHSSDYSLGMDASSSAPSPLLSPTTSEPTAKKMKAPSEPALAEMDCSAEHPRSVCGPECASCKRAFSSYSTKEPVYQLPCGHLLCRPCLNVKQRSQPMMCTACQQPVTSQDVVRVHF, encoded by the exons ATGGTAATAAATCTTTGCCTCCCACAGTTCAGACCAAGAATTCACTGCAATAAG GTGTCAGCTGATGGTTATGAAGTAGAAAACCTCATCTCTGAAGACCTCATAAAGAGAAGCCATGGCTTTAGGACAGAGTATTTCATTAGACCACCAGTCTATGTGACAGTTTCCTTTCCCTTTAATGTGGAAATCTGTAGGGTTAACATAGATCTCACAGCTGGGGGATGTCAGAATGTCACTGGCCTGGAGTTATACACATCTGCCTTATCTAGCAGAGCCTCTCGGGATTCACATGAGTGCTGGACTACAGACCCGATGGAGCTATCTGTCCCAGACAAGGAGGCATTCACCTTGGTAGGCAAAGTCTTACTGAAAAACCAGAACCACGTGGTGTTCAGCCACAGGGGCTTCAAGGCCAGGCCACCTTTTAGCCCAATGGAAGTCACACTCCTCTCTCCTGCTGTTGTAGCCCAGGAACTCTGGAATAAAGGGGCTCTTTCCCTTAGCCACGTGGCCCACCTCAAGATCGGAATCACCCATGTGACAGGCAGTGGCGTCTCTTGCATAAAGCGTTTAGAGGTATGGGGTCAGCCAGCCAAGACCTGCTCTCAGGAGGTGATAAACAGTGTCTTGTTGATAGCATCAGAAAGCATGCCTAAGGACTTGGGTCTGCACACTCCGGTCTTGCCCATGGAGAGTGACTGTGACCCTGAGGGTCAATCTGAGGGCCAGCAGGCTCCCTGTGTCTTACAGGAGATGTCTGAGATGGTTAATGATGTGCCAGAGGAGTTCCTAGATCCTATCACCCTGGAAATCATGCCATGTCCCATGCTGCTTCCCTCAGGAAAGGTCATTGACCAGAGCACTCTGGAGAAGTGTAACCTCAGTGAAGCTACTTGGGGCCGAGTGCccagtgaccctttcacaggattAGCTTTTACCCCACAGTCCCAGCCCCTACCTCATCCTTCCCTGAAGGCCCGGATCGACCGTTTCCTCCTCCAGCATTCTGTTTCTGGCTGCCACCTGCTTGGGAGAGCACAAACTACATCAGCAATGACCCCTTCTGTCATTACCCTGCCCTCAAGGAAAAGGAAGCCGGAGCAGGCTGAACACAGCTCAGACTACAGCCTTGGCATGGATGCTTCTTCCTCTGCTCCCAGCCCTCTGCTCTCACCCACTACCTCAGAGCCTACTGCCAAGAAGATGAAAGCCCCCAGTGAGCCCGCCCTCGCGGAGATGGACTGTTCAGCAG AGCACCCCAGGAGTGTTTGTGGTCCAGAGTGTGCCTCCTGCAAAAGAGCGTTTTCTTCCTACTCCACCAAGGAGCCTGTGTACCAGCTGCCCTGTGGCCACCTTCTGTGCCGACCCTGTCTGAATGTGAAGCAACGCTCCCAGCCCATGATGTGCACAGCCTGCCAGCAGCCAGTCACCAGCCAGGATGTGGTTCGGGTCCACTTTTGA
- the Fastkd5 gene encoding FAST kinase domain-containing protein 5, mitochondrial — protein MAATLKLLKLLKYQASCNPSACHAVQSMAYWNMENSTYYGRQNLPEHNSSCHPARKVKKIDNTTLSQRIFTTSSAHLGLEFNKASTFKASTLHPGSPSEKRVEEDVEVFDSFEGTRVFLKLRPEYQLHSYNRSETRQPLSVSEGELILHKVRVYQTKLQPEVITSYFCKLRSLPAEQHSVLLSSKSFALLCQLTMKNMQLFNTSDLISILKAFVDLRIPFSPSMLDAYETRFCRQVWEMNLDQLLLVADLWRNLGCRVPRFLNFFFSYLHLHWKELSLSQLIHLIYIIGENRQVPQDLMQKLESLILKYIDLINLEEVGTICLGFFKSSSSLSEFVMRKIGDLACANMQHLSSHTLVHILKMFRFTHVDHVNFMRQFGEIAPQRIPSLGVQGVMHLTLSCSALRFLDERVMNAVAASLPPRVTHCRSKDVAKILWSFGTLNYKPPNTEEFYSSLINEIHRKMPEFNQYPEHLLTCLLGLAFSEYFPAEFINVALSPGFVRLAQERSKFELTKELYTLDGTVAIECPDYEGSRLNSHLQQEASVTLWNLASKDMRSKPEFLEALYLLETMLGGPQYIKHHMILPHTRSSDLEVQLDANMKPLPFNSEVTPTEDVARLPFKQAGVSLTDDLMNQLLKGKAKRYFQGEIEVETGQPPMELRKKTAVPLVDSACNVTDRLEDVGTDGLCPLAHMQPPLVKLAIQLTNKNQYCYGTRDLLGLHNMKRRQLARIGYRVVELSYWEWLPLLKRTRLEKLAYLHEKVFTSAL, from the coding sequence ATGGCAGCCACTCTCAAGTTGTTAAAACTGTTAAAATACCAAGCATCTTGTAATCCTTCTGCCTGCCATGCAGTCCAAAGCATGGCATATTGGAATATGGAAAACAGCACATATTATGGGAGACAGAACCTTCCTGAACATAATAGCTCCTGCCATCCTGCCAGAAAAGTTAAGAAGATTGATAATACCACCTTGTCTCAGAGAATCTTCACAACCAGCAGTGCCCACCTGGGTTTGGAATTCAACAAAGCTTCTACCTTTAAGGCCAGCACATTGCATCCAGGCTCACCCAGTGAGAAAAgagttgaagaggatgtggaggtTTTTGATTCCTTTGAAGGAACCCGAGTGTTCTTAAAGTTAAGGCCCGAGTACCAGCTTCACAGCTATAACAGATCCGAGACTCGCCAACCCCTGTCTGTTTCAGAAGGTGAACTAATTTTGCACAAAGTCAGAGTTTATCAAACTAAACTCCAGCCCGAAGTCATTACTTCTTATTTTTGTAAGCTGCGCTCTCTGCCAGCGGAACAGCATTCTGTTTTGTTGTCCAGTAAAAGCTTTGCTTTGCTCTGCCAACTGACTATGAAAAACATGCAGCTCTTTAATACCTCAGATCTGATCAGTATTTTGAAAGCCTTTGTTGATTTAAGaatccctttctccccttccatGCTAGATGCATATGAAACCAGGTTTTGCCGTCAGGTGTGGGAGATGAATCTGGATCAGCTTCTCCTGGTTGCTGATCTTTGGCGGAACTTAGGTTGCAGAGTGCCtcgatttttaaattttttttttagttacctTCATTTACACTGGAAAGAGCTATCTTTGTCTCAGCTGATTCACTTAATTTATATTATAGGTGAAAATCGTCAGGTACCACAGGACCTAATGCAAAAACTAGAATCACTGATCCTTAAGTATATCGATCTGATAAATTTAGAGGAGGTTGGTACAATATGTTTGGGGTTTTTTAAGTCAAGTAGTAGTCTCTCTGAATTTGTCATGCGGAAAATTGGAGACCTGGCTTGTGCTAACATGCAGCATCTCAGCAGCCACACCTTAGttcatattcttaaaatgttCCGCTTCACTCATGTAGATCATGTAAATTTCATGAGGCAGTTCGGAGAAATTGCTCCTCAACGAATCCCGTCCTTGGGGGTTCAGGGTGTTATGCACCTCACTCTCTCCTGCTCAGCCTTACGCTTCCTGGATGAAAGAGTAATGAATGCAGttgctgcctctctgcctccaagAGTAACACACTGTCGAAGTAAAGATGTTGCCAAAATTCTGTGGTCTTTTGGaactctgaactataagccacccaaCACAGAAGAATTTTATTCCAGTCTGATAAATGAAATTCACAGGAAGATGCCTGAATTCAACCAGTACCCAGAGCACCTTCTGACCTGCCTGCTTGGCTTGGCATTTTCTGAATACTTTCCAGCTGAGTTTATCAATGTTGCTCTGAGTCCAGGGTTTGTCAGGTTAGCTCAAGAAAGAAGTAAGTTTGAACTCACTAAGGAACTGTATACTCTCGATGGTACAGTTGCCATTGAGTGTCCAGATTATGAGGGCAGTCGTCTTAATTCTCACCTTCAGCAAGAGGCATCTGTAACACTGTGGAATTTAGCAAGCAAGGATATGAGATCAAAGCCCGAGTTCCTAGAAGCTCTCTATTTACTTGAGACCATGTTAGGTGGCCCCCAGTACATCAAGCACCATATGATTTTGCCTCACACCCGATCTTCTGACTTGGAGGTTCAGCTTGATGCTAACATGAAGCCACTACCTTTTAACAGCGAAGTGACGCCAACGGAAGATGTAGCCCGATTGCCATTTAAGCAGGCGGGAGTCAGCCTTACAGATGACTTGATGAATCAGTTGCTAAAGGGAAAAGCCAAAAGGTATTTCCAGGGCGAAATTGAGGTAGAGACTGGCCAGCCACCTATGGAGTTAAGAAAGAAGACAGCTGTACCCTTGGTGGACTCTGCTTGCAATGTGACAGATAGattggaggatgtggggacagATGGCCTGTGCCCTCTAGCCCACATGCAGCCCCCACTAGTGAAGCTAGCTATCCAGTTGACAAACAAGAACCAATATTGCTATGGTACTAGGGATCTGCTTGGACTGCACAATATGAAGAGGAGGCAGCTGGCTCGAATTGGGTACCGTGTGGTAGAATTATCCTACTGGGAATGGCTTCCACTACTGAAACGGACTCGCTTAGAGAAGCTAGCATACCTCCATGAGAAGGTGTTCACCTCTGCTCTGTAA